The DNA region TCCTCAGACAGTCCTTCCTCTGCGAGCGCCTTTTCAAAAGGAGGATCCAATTTGGCGCATTCTCGGGCCAACCGAGTCCGTTTCAGCCGAGCAATTTTTTCCTCGACGGCCTCCTGGATCGCTTGACTGCGGCTGGGGAACATGGATTGTTCGACCAGTTCATCCAGGCGGTGCAGGGTTGATTCGTCGATGGTAATGGCAATCTTGGATTTAGACATTTGCAGCCTCTAAGTATGACGATATATCATACCAGGCTTTCCGTCAAGGATCGGGTAGGTTCGGAACCTAACGTGGCAAATGAGCCGCGCGCCGTCGCTTCTCAGCGGCGCGCCGTCGCCATTTGCGGGTTAGCCTGCCCCTTGATTCCTGCAGCGTCAAAGTTCCTCTGCTATATAGCTTAGACGGCCTTACAACCCGCAACGGCGGATACCGCGCGTCCAGCAGCGCGCGTCGATCAAGAAAGTCGGGATCGAGTGTCACGAACCGTTGGCAGTTGTTGGCTGCGGCGTACATGAAATGGCGGGCGTCGGCACTCCGAAGCTCAAGGTTGGTGAGGTCGGCAAAGATGCTTTCGTCCACGATGTCGCTCACGATCGGATCCGTCGAAATGCTTCCAAGTGGCGCATCGAGAACCTCGAATCCGAGGACGCGGTGACCGGCTTGGACAACAGATACAAGATCGCGCGCCGCTTCAAGCTGAGAACGTCGGGCTGGGTCTCGTGTCCGTTCTTGTTCCCGCCACGATTCCCTGGAGGTCACTCTCCTGATCGTTCCAGCCCGATGGCCTTCTTCGATTTCGCGGAGCGCAGTCATTTCTTCGTCTGGCACCACATCCTCAGTGACCAGACCTGAAGCGATGACATTGTCGTAATAAACGCGCATTTGGTTGTTCATGTCACGCTAACGTTCGAGCTCAGCGGCGGCGCGCTTTTTGCGCCGGCCGCTGGAGTGAATAGTTAGCCGTTCCTATTTATGCTTGCGGGGCGGTAGCGCATCAGACCAAGCGTTTTGCTATTCTGGCTTCTTCTAAGCTGCCGTCTTAAGTGTCACACGCATTCCAGCCTTTGTCGCAAGAATAATCAGCATTTCGAGGCTGAATTTTTCCCATTTGCCTCTTGCAAGGTCGGAGACTCTCGACTGGCTTACACCAAGCATTTCGGCAGCTTTTGATTGGGTTAGCTTCCTGGTCATGATGAACTTGCGGAGAATTGCCATGAGGTCCGCACGCATTTGCAGGATAGCAGCTTCATCCGGTGAATAGCCAAGATCAACGAAGACGTTTCCAGATGATTTGACAGCGGGTTCACTCATCATATACCTCCAATCTCCTTGAGTCGTTTACGAGCCAATTCGATGTCATTCTTGTTGTTCTTTCGGCTCCTTTTCTGAAAGGCATGGAGCACGTAAATTGCGTCGGCCAGCTTCGCCACGTAGACAATTCGCCATTCACCCAATACATGAATGCGTATCTCCTTAACACCGAAGCCTACAGATTTCATGGGCTTCCAGTCTCGAGGCTCGAGCCCATTCTGAACGGCGCGGAGTTCGAAACCTGCAACTCTGCGGGCTTCTTCAGGAAAATTCCGAAGATCATCGAGACTCAACCCGACGGACTTCAACTCTTTGACGTCCATGTAACCATTATATAAGATTTGATATATTCCGCAAGTCTAACAATTTTAGGCCTTGTAATTCACTTGTCCGCGGAATACGCCGCGCGACGACCAAGCAGCTTTCCGGCCGGACTGCAAAACGCCAACGCCCAACGACGTGTGCGTTGGCAAACGCGATGGTCGGGCCTTCGTCGGACATCATCAAAAATTCTATCGAGGCCGCGTGGTCAGCACCAACCATGGGTATCTGGTATGCCTTTTGGTCGAAGGACCCGATTCGTAGCTCCTGGTCTGGGATTAAAAGGTACCAGGCCCGCAAAGCTCCAGGAGCTAGCCCACTATGACCCCGTTTCCAAACGTCCCAGTGACGGGAACCGACCAATTGCCATTGGGCAGCGTGTTCGGCTGTCACGCCAACTTGCCACGATCCTGATTGATCTAGACTTACCTTGACCGCACCTCCCATCATCCGCGGGCAAATATAGAGATCGCCGTGTGCCTGGCTGAAAA from Terriglobia bacterium includes:
- a CDS encoding type II toxin-antitoxin system RelE/ParE family toxin — encoded protein: MDVKELKSVGLSLDDLRNFPEEARRVAGFELRAVQNGLEPRDWKPMKSVGFGVKEIRIHVLGEWRIVYVAKLADAIYVLHAFQKRSRKNNKNDIELARKRLKEIGGI
- a CDS encoding XRE family transcriptional regulator, which encodes MSEPAVKSSGNVFVDLGYSPDEAAILQMRADLMAILRKFIMTRKLTQSKAAEMLGVSQSRVSDLARGKWEKFSLEMLIILATKAGMRVTLKTAA
- a CDS encoding ribbon-helix-helix domain-containing protein, encoding MSKSKIAITIDESTLHRLDELVEQSMFPSRSQAIQEAVEEKIARLKRTRLARECAKLDPPFEKALAEEGLSEDLSEWPEY